From Planococcus halocryophilus, the proteins below share one genomic window:
- a CDS encoding Pr6Pr family membrane protein, whose protein sequence is MKNLFRGSRFILGILGLIAIIVQMTHGLRYNDMILSNFFSYFTIQSNILIVAMLLTGAMFSTKQFYSRQFQLVRGAVTTYIMTTGIVYFLFLRGMEAELQTTIPWVNFVLHILLPLYALFDWLAAPSLNQISFRRVWLWILYPLTYLIYTLVRGPLVDWYPYPFLDPRLGGYGQVLISSLVITVLILLCSLIVVGSRKLRSSSPVPAEVE, encoded by the coding sequence ATGAAAAACCTATTTCGAGGAAGTCGTTTCATATTGGGCATTCTGGGCTTGATCGCGATTATTGTTCAAATGACACATGGTTTGCGTTATAACGATATGATACTCAGCAATTTTTTCAGCTATTTTACAATTCAAAGCAATATTTTAATTGTAGCCATGTTACTCACCGGAGCTATGTTCTCAACTAAACAATTTTACTCTCGACAATTCCAATTAGTTCGAGGAGCCGTGACAACTTATATCATGACAACAGGAATCGTTTATTTTCTTTTCCTGCGAGGTATGGAAGCGGAACTCCAAACGACCATTCCTTGGGTAAACTTTGTGTTGCATATATTGCTTCCCTTGTATGCATTGTTTGATTGGTTAGCGGCTCCTTCACTGAATCAGATCTCTTTCCGCCGCGTATGGCTATGGATTCTCTATCCACTTACTTACTTAATTTACACACTAGTTCGCGGTCCGCTGGTGGATTGGTACCCATATCCATTTTTAGATCCACGTCTTGGCGGCTATGGTCAGGTGCTTATCAGTTCGCTGGTCATTACTGTTCTGATTCTCCTTTGTTCCTTGATCGTTGTAGGAAGTCGAAAACTACGTTCATCATCTCCTGTACCTGCTGAAGTCGAATAA
- a CDS encoding glycerate kinase — translation MKIIAAPDSFKGSLSAMKAAQAMAEGIQQLDREVEMVLLPAADGGEGTMIAMVEATGGELVPHEVEDPLGRKVIASYGILGDGKTCVIEIAEASGLTLLKEHEQDPLSASSFGTGELISRALDAGFRTFIIGLGGSATNDGGAGMLEALGMNFLDQAGQRLPRGGGALGRLAELDVSGFDHRISESTFLIACDVENTLLGEQGASAVFGPQKGASLEMVQQLDVNLKNFADVVERLTGIALHHKNGAGAAGGAGGAMQAFFAGDMQRGVDVVLEAIAFRYQIDTVDLIITGEGKSDHQTLSGKTPFGIAEVGKEAGKPVILISGMVEPASLNLLVPYFTEIHSIVGEQVSKDRAIADAYNQLKIKTQTVVKAYLEKQKGC, via the coding sequence TTGAAAATCATAGCAGCACCTGATTCATTTAAAGGCAGTTTGTCAGCGATGAAAGCTGCACAGGCAATGGCTGAAGGGATTCAACAATTGGACCGTGAAGTGGAAATGGTTTTGTTGCCTGCGGCAGATGGCGGCGAAGGAACCATGATTGCGATGGTCGAAGCGACCGGGGGTGAATTAGTACCCCATGAAGTCGAAGATCCGCTTGGCAGAAAGGTTATCGCCAGCTACGGCATCCTGGGCGATGGTAAAACCTGCGTTATTGAAATTGCGGAAGCGTCGGGTTTAACACTACTGAAAGAGCATGAACAAGATCCGCTGAGCGCATCGTCATTCGGTACTGGGGAATTAATCAGCCGAGCATTAGATGCTGGTTTTCGAACGTTTATCATTGGACTTGGCGGTAGTGCCACCAATGACGGCGGTGCCGGTATGCTTGAGGCTCTTGGCATGAACTTCTTGGACCAGGCAGGACAACGTTTGCCACGCGGCGGTGGAGCACTTGGCCGACTTGCTGAACTGGATGTCTCAGGCTTTGATCATCGCATTTCAGAAAGTACATTTTTAATCGCTTGCGATGTGGAAAATACCTTGCTGGGCGAACAAGGCGCTTCGGCGGTATTTGGTCCTCAAAAAGGAGCCTCTCTTGAAATGGTTCAGCAGCTGGATGTCAATTTGAAAAATTTTGCAGATGTGGTTGAGCGGTTAACTGGCATTGCGCTTCATCATAAAAATGGAGCCGGTGCTGCAGGAGGTGCGGGTGGAGCGATGCAAGCCTTTTTCGCAGGTGACATGCAACGCGGTGTTGATGTTGTACTAGAAGCAATTGCTTTTAGGTATCAAATAGACACAGTTGATCTAATTATCACCGGTGAAGGAAAAAGTGATCACCAAACCTTGTCTGGTAAAACGCCTTTCGGCATTGCTGAAGTTGGGAAAGAGGCGGGCAAACCGGTCATCTTGATTTCGGGGATGGTCGAGCCGGCAAGTCTGAACTTGCTCGTGCCTTACTTTACGGAAATCCATTCAATTGTCGGTGAGCAAGTATCAAAAGACAGAGCCATTGCTGATGCTTACAATCAGTTGAAAATAAAAACACAAACAGTCGTCAAAGCTTATCTAGAAAAACAAAAGGGGTGCTAG
- a CDS encoding helix-turn-helix domain-containing protein, translating into MTKLTENLKSLRLQNKLSHQLVAEHLKITKAVYGKFELGTTEPSLKLLVKLADLYSISLDELVGREFAADGQLINQLLMKKELKKEMTKEINSLVKQLGNQFIQSKEADIVKRVKQKFNLN; encoded by the coding sequence ATGACAAAATTAACCGAGAACTTAAAGTCACTGCGCTTACAAAATAAGTTGTCTCATCAGCTCGTTGCAGAGCATTTGAAAATTACCAAAGCGGTGTATGGAAAATTTGAACTCGGCACTACAGAACCATCATTAAAATTGCTAGTGAAGTTGGCCGATTTGTATAGCATATCTTTAGATGAGTTGGTAGGTAGAGAATTTGCAGCAGATGGTCAATTAATTAATCAATTACTCATGAAGAAAGAATTGAAAAAAGAAATGACAAAAGAAATCAATAGCTTGGTGAAACAGTTAGGAAATCAATTCATTCAAAGTAAAGAAGCTGACATTGTTAAAAGAGTAAAGCAGAAATTTAATTTGAATTGA
- a CDS encoding GntP family permease gives MLFFIIALSVVLVVLLTAVFKVHPFLSLLFGAFFMGIASGMPLADVVLSINEGFGGLMTNIGIVIVSGTIIGVILEKSGAAYRMAEVVLRLIGEKRPQLAMTIIGFIVSIPVFCDSGFVILSSLRKALAKRAKVSMASMSVALATGLYATHTLVPPTPGPIAAAGNIGAENYLGTIILIGLIVAIPAAIVGYIWAVKVASKIVVPDDTVEEGELTYEEVIKSFGKMPSTFKAFLPIVLPLLLIGAGSTAGILGGDGGLTNTVRFLGSPTVALLFGVLAAFLLLPKWNEESLTGWIGEGIVSAAPILLITGAGGAFGRVITNSGVADLIAGMDMTALAGGSMFLLIPFAIAAALKTAQGSSTAALVITSTLMAPLLPTLGIEGAVPLALVVMAIGAGAMTVSHVNDSFFWVITQFSGMKVTDAYKAQTMATLLQGVTTIVFTMVLWTILV, from the coding sequence ATGTTATTTTTCATTATTGCTTTAAGTGTAGTCTTGGTCGTGTTGTTAACGGCCGTATTCAAAGTTCATCCATTCTTGTCGTTGTTATTCGGTGCCTTCTTTATGGGAATCGCATCCGGAATGCCGCTAGCTGACGTTGTACTAAGCATCAATGAAGGCTTTGGAGGATTGATGACCAATATCGGGATTGTCATTGTCTCCGGTACAATTATTGGTGTGATTTTAGAAAAGTCCGGTGCTGCTTATCGGATGGCAGAAGTAGTTCTACGCTTGATTGGTGAGAAACGACCGCAACTGGCAATGACGATTATCGGCTTCATCGTTTCGATTCCGGTATTTTGTGATTCCGGGTTTGTTATTTTATCAAGTTTACGAAAAGCTTTAGCAAAACGAGCGAAAGTTTCTATGGCATCGATGTCAGTAGCACTTGCGACTGGTCTATATGCAACGCATACATTAGTGCCACCAACACCAGGCCCAATCGCAGCGGCAGGTAACATCGGCGCTGAAAATTACCTAGGAACAATTATTTTGATCGGTTTGATCGTTGCGATTCCTGCAGCAATTGTCGGTTATATTTGGGCCGTAAAAGTGGCTTCGAAAATCGTTGTTCCTGACGATACTGTAGAAGAAGGCGAATTGACTTACGAAGAAGTTATCAAATCGTTCGGGAAAATGCCATCAACTTTTAAAGCGTTCTTGCCGATTGTCTTACCACTTTTGTTAATTGGAGCGGGGTCTACTGCCGGCATTCTTGGCGGTGACGGAGGACTCACAAACACGGTGAGATTTTTAGGTTCACCAACCGTAGCTTTATTGTTTGGTGTTTTAGCAGCATTCTTATTACTTCCAAAATGGAATGAAGAATCCTTGACTGGCTGGATTGGTGAAGGAATAGTAAGTGCGGCACCAATTTTATTAATCACAGGTGCAGGTGGCGCATTTGGACGCGTAATTACTAATTCAGGAGTAGCTGATTTGATAGCTGGCATGGATATGACAGCATTAGCAGGAGGATCGATGTTCCTGCTAATACCGTTCGCCATCGCAGCGGCATTAAAAACCGCTCAAGGTTCTTCAACAGCAGCACTCGTTATTACATCAACACTCATGGCTCCACTTTTACCGACACTTGGCATTGAAGGCGCTGTCCCATTGGCGCTTGTCGTCATGGCAATCGGTGCTGGTGCGATGACAGTGAGTCATGTCAACGATAGCTTTTTCTGGGTCATTACCCAATTCAGCGGAATGAAAGTCACGGACGCATACAAAGCGCAAACAATGGCAACGTTGTTGCAAGGGGTGACGACAATTGTTTTCACGATGGTTTTGTGGACAATTCTTGTTTGA
- a CDS encoding DUF7000 family protein: MEWPVSRTDGVRSIIEFTLEEHPDFDHTQELTKQIDERVIRFIEDIEQLLATST, from the coding sequence ATCGAGTGGCCTGTATCAAGGACAGATGGGGTTCGTTCAATTATAGAATTCACGCTAGAAGAACATCCTGATTTTGATCACACTCAAGAATTAACGAAACAAATAGATGAACGTGTAATCCGTTTTATCGAAGATATAGAGCAACTACTTGCGACCTCGACATAA
- a CDS encoding CdaR family transcriptional regulator — MITKQLAEEIVAQTMIRLNRNLNVMDTNGMILASGEAERIEKIHEAAAQVASSGETLWVTEEDLAAWHGVKAGVNMPIFFQEKLVGVIGITGNPEELKEISTLVQLTTEMMVHQSLVTSHIEWNRKRNELIFDELTSGNPLSAAVHERISQMGLGSTTSFVTLLIELKKSSSSRRIIEQLESHFNDQIVVTGHSQLNEIFLLVESDEPAKLERKLSSLLHVLQQTGSMRIGVGIAVDSIFDVRNSYLAARNALDFGKLDQSLIYFKDVELMALLKRNPPAELNKFTSRILAGLNDSLCQTLTMYFTCNKNSAETASCLNIHRHTLSYRLKKIHDVTGLNPSDFQDAVVMHLALTLRD; from the coding sequence ATGATTACAAAGCAGTTAGCAGAAGAAATTGTAGCGCAAACCATGATTCGCTTAAATCGTAATTTGAACGTTATGGATACCAACGGCATGATTTTGGCGTCAGGTGAAGCAGAGCGGATTGAAAAAATTCATGAAGCTGCGGCACAAGTGGCGAGTAGCGGTGAAACTTTATGGGTAACAGAAGAAGATTTAGCGGCGTGGCATGGGGTTAAAGCGGGTGTCAATATGCCGATCTTTTTCCAAGAAAAACTAGTTGGTGTCATCGGCATCACCGGTAATCCCGAAGAGCTAAAAGAAATTTCAACGCTAGTTCAATTGACAACAGAAATGATGGTCCATCAATCCCTCGTTACTTCTCACATTGAATGGAACCGTAAGCGCAATGAATTGATTTTCGATGAACTGACAAGTGGCAACCCTTTATCTGCAGCTGTCCATGAACGAATTTCGCAAATGGGACTCGGCAGTACAACGTCATTTGTCACGCTACTAATTGAATTGAAAAAATCGTCGTCTTCACGCAGAATTATTGAACAGCTCGAAAGCCACTTTAACGACCAAATCGTCGTCACGGGCCATTCGCAACTCAATGAAATTTTTCTTTTGGTAGAAAGTGATGAGCCTGCAAAACTCGAACGAAAATTGTCTAGCTTACTCCATGTGCTGCAACAAACTGGTTCTATGCGAATTGGCGTAGGTATCGCTGTCGACAGTATTTTTGACGTCCGCAACTCATACCTAGCCGCTAGAAACGCCTTGGATTTCGGTAAACTCGATCAGTCTTTGATTTACTTTAAAGATGTAGAATTGATGGCGCTACTAAAACGCAATCCACCAGCCGAACTCAACAAGTTTACCAGCAGAATATTAGCCGGACTCAATGATTCCTTATGCCAAACATTGACGATGTACTTTACCTGCAATAAAAACAGTGCTGAAACTGCATCTTGCTTGAACATTCACCGCCATACTTTAAGCTACCGCTTGAAGAAAATCCACGACGTGACAGGATTGAATCCGTCTGACTTTCAGGATGCTGTCGTTATGCACTTGGCATTAACTTTACGTGATTGA
- a CDS encoding AAA domain-containing protein, with amino-acid sequence MSKLHSATYKTSVRLTKTAMEKMGVFGISERSFFVADKAFKVFIERYPSNADGELSVALILDRSENVRLIGKEEEASFVLHGVFTNHHLLITNVTQRKAYQALGTNWQREEYMLFDRSREAASIPLINMINRMTPAKESSDYVKKRIGSWEGYLKIQERGMDIPDIKTAYSSLSFSHDFSRITLKGCQLKDTEWKSLKNLTVRLTGVSGDVGTVIKAANRTVEIELQNYMVKQLRENGLSLDKKEVVFSNFAALSQIRRLRQGFANLEKGLAVNPNLDRLLFEEKPPVKSLQPLEKLSFHNRLNEFQQKAVSGAIAAEDLYVIQGPPGTGKTTVISEICLQNAKKGLRTLVASQSNLAVDNALGRLLANKDIRILRVGRTESIEEEGKKFIEENVGQYWKDHTLKEVSAQYEMREKREPELKKELTHNEQATEKLQPVYESLVIAVEEKKRAVETQQVIQKQLEQERAKQSAFVREHDKAEQEKQATEKEIETLENALQQDAAFIEEARGTEWLVQEQKIQGAIQQLQRALGRERLEQDLEVKRQELEAITEKRDQMADILEQKKIAVANMDSIKKIDGLFDLIKEERVEETASITYLINRLEANRENMTDWTKLNEYNERVSTAITYIEKLLTSVDISVANLKEQALLKAEAYSSAEIDEYLEKLRVILKGEQRSNPIVLQKGLIGLYRRQNDLWRRGAKFKAVDVYVAESKRAFSDLKKTLCEELVKQQEQYRVWDAKWLEKQEKQQEDMAPLELRYQQLPNAADLPADVNGAIRESKGQLEKLQKDKILFDQTKQRIEDQQVEHEQKRAFLNSTTSQLAKVKNEIEQAELAIANYEKQLSALAEILTSNPEHQLEETTKQLASLSFTKESLKQEMKNLPLLQSIQKKWLDLLATANEHDLDEIRKLYIKHANVIGTTCVASARKDFIDNYPEFDVVIIDEVSKATPPELLLPMLKGQKIILVGDHHQLPPLLGNDTLEETLQEMIAEDNGFEEKKELEKLLEESLFERLYRNLPAANKTMLAIQYRMHEDIMETISPFYRLENDQLQCGIVDSDRERDHLLESPIVKRDNHLMWLDLPNEPAYFEERMSGGKSLYNAAELQEIRTLLVELNDATAEAKRAGRIASDEQKSIGVISFYGEQVKRLQRMLDQELRLPHLTVRTGTVDRFQGSERDIIILSMVRNNQNKHGDIGFAKDYRRLNVALSRAKELLVLVGSSDMFTKQAKQAETRKMYKHVVEVVKKKNGLKALESSKG; translated from the coding sequence ATGAGTAAACTACATTCAGCGACATATAAAACATCGGTACGATTAACCAAGACGGCAATGGAAAAAATGGGCGTGTTCGGCATCAGCGAACGCTCATTTTTTGTTGCGGACAAAGCGTTTAAGGTGTTTATCGAACGTTATCCTTCGAATGCGGATGGCGAGCTTTCGGTTGCGCTGATTTTGGATAGGTCGGAAAATGTACGGTTGATTGGCAAAGAAGAAGAAGCATCGTTTGTGTTGCACGGGGTTTTTACTAATCATCATTTGTTGATCACAAATGTAACGCAGCGAAAAGCCTATCAAGCGCTCGGCACAAACTGGCAGCGCGAAGAATATATGCTGTTTGATCGATCGCGTGAGGCGGCATCGATACCACTGATTAATATGATTAACCGAATGACGCCTGCTAAAGAAAGTTCCGATTACGTGAAAAAGCGGATTGGCAGTTGGGAAGGCTATTTGAAAATTCAAGAACGCGGTATGGATATTCCAGACATCAAAACCGCTTATTCGAGTTTGTCATTTAGTCACGATTTCAGTCGCATCACATTAAAAGGCTGCCAGCTAAAAGATACAGAATGGAAATCGTTAAAAAACTTAACGGTGCGATTGACTGGAGTTTCTGGAGACGTCGGCACTGTTATAAAAGCGGCAAACCGGACTGTTGAAATAGAACTCCAAAACTATATGGTCAAGCAGCTTCGTGAAAACGGCTTGTCACTCGATAAAAAAGAAGTGGTCTTTAGTAATTTTGCAGCTTTAAGCCAAATAAGACGGCTTCGTCAAGGGTTTGCCAACTTGGAAAAAGGGCTTGCTGTAAACCCGAATCTGGACCGTCTTTTATTTGAAGAAAAACCTCCCGTTAAGTCGCTTCAGCCTTTAGAAAAATTATCTTTTCATAACCGACTAAACGAGTTTCAGCAAAAAGCGGTGTCAGGTGCGATAGCAGCAGAGGATTTATATGTGATACAAGGACCACCAGGTACAGGAAAAACCACAGTTATTTCGGAAATCTGTCTGCAAAACGCCAAAAAAGGATTGCGAACACTGGTTGCTTCACAGTCAAATTTGGCCGTCGATAATGCACTTGGACGTTTATTGGCGAATAAAGACATTCGGATTTTGCGTGTGGGTCGTACCGAAAGTATCGAAGAAGAAGGCAAGAAATTTATCGAAGAAAACGTCGGCCAATATTGGAAAGACCATACCTTAAAAGAAGTATCGGCACAATACGAAATGCGCGAAAAACGCGAACCCGAATTAAAAAAAGAACTAACACATAATGAACAAGCTACAGAAAAACTTCAGCCGGTATACGAAAGTTTGGTAATTGCAGTAGAAGAGAAAAAAAGAGCAGTAGAAACACAACAAGTGATTCAAAAACAGCTCGAACAAGAACGAGCAAAACAATCTGCATTCGTGCGTGAGCACGATAAAGCGGAACAAGAAAAACAAGCAACAGAAAAAGAAATCGAAACACTTGAAAATGCACTTCAACAAGATGCTGCCTTTATTGAAGAAGCAAGAGGCACCGAGTGGCTCGTGCAAGAACAGAAAATTCAAGGTGCGATTCAACAACTTCAACGTGCGCTTGGACGAGAACGGTTAGAGCAAGATTTAGAAGTGAAAAGACAAGAACTAGAAGCCATCACAGAAAAACGTGATCAAATGGCGGATATTTTGGAGCAGAAGAAAATAGCGGTTGCCAATATGGACAGTATCAAAAAAATCGATGGCTTGTTTGACTTAATAAAAGAAGAGCGCGTTGAAGAAACGGCATCAATTACGTATTTGATCAACCGACTAGAAGCCAATCGTGAAAACATGACAGACTGGACCAAGCTCAACGAATACAATGAGCGTGTTTCTACGGCAATTACGTATATTGAAAAACTGCTAACTTCTGTTGATATTTCGGTTGCCAATTTAAAAGAACAAGCCTTGTTAAAAGCAGAAGCGTATAGCTCTGCAGAAATTGACGAGTATTTAGAGAAGTTGAGAGTGATATTAAAAGGTGAACAGCGCAGCAATCCAATCGTTTTGCAAAAAGGGCTCATTGGTTTATATAGAAGACAAAATGATTTGTGGAGAAGAGGCGCGAAGTTTAAAGCGGTCGATGTGTATGTTGCAGAGTCGAAACGCGCTTTTAGCGACTTAAAGAAAACTTTGTGTGAGGAACTTGTTAAACAGCAAGAGCAGTACCGGGTATGGGATGCGAAATGGTTAGAAAAACAAGAAAAACAACAAGAAGATATGGCACCACTCGAACTGCGATACCAGCAATTGCCAAATGCGGCTGACCTACCGGCTGACGTTAACGGTGCGATTCGCGAGTCTAAAGGGCAACTTGAAAAGCTTCAAAAAGACAAAATTTTGTTTGATCAAACCAAGCAGCGTATAGAAGATCAGCAAGTTGAACACGAACAAAAACGTGCGTTCCTAAACTCCACTACCAGCCAGTTAGCAAAAGTGAAAAACGAAATCGAACAAGCTGAACTAGCAATAGCGAATTATGAAAAACAACTCTCAGCTTTAGCAGAGATTTTAACTTCAAATCCTGAGCATCAATTAGAGGAAACGACGAAACAACTGGCTAGTTTATCGTTTACTAAAGAATCGCTTAAACAAGAAATGAAGAATTTGCCTTTATTACAATCCATACAGAAAAAATGGTTGGATTTGTTGGCGACTGCGAACGAGCACGATTTGGATGAAATCCGCAAATTGTATATTAAACACGCCAATGTTATTGGAACAACATGTGTAGCGTCAGCCCGCAAAGATTTTATCGATAACTACCCAGAGTTTGATGTGGTCATTATTGACGAAGTGTCAAAAGCCACGCCACCAGAACTACTGTTGCCAATGTTAAAGGGGCAAAAAATTATTTTGGTAGGCGATCATCATCAATTGCCGCCACTACTTGGCAACGACACACTAGAAGAAACGCTTCAAGAAATGATAGCTGAAGACAATGGCTTTGAAGAAAAGAAAGAACTCGAAAAGCTATTAGAAGAATCGCTATTTGAGCGCTTGTATAGAAATTTACCAGCTGCCAATAAAACGATGCTAGCCATTCAATACCGCATGCATGAAGACATTATGGAAACCATTTCGCCGTTTTACCGGTTGGAAAATGATCAATTGCAATGTGGCATTGTGGACTCTGATCGTGAGCGAGATCATTTGTTAGAATCTCCTATTGTGAAACGAGACAATCACTTGATGTGGCTTGATTTGCCAAATGAACCCGCTTATTTTGAAGAACGCATGAGCGGTGGGAAAAGTTTATACAACGCAGCAGAACTTCAAGAAATCCGTACTTTATTGGTCGAGTTAAATGATGCGACAGCGGAAGCGAAACGAGCAGGGAGAATTGCTTCAGATGAGCAAAAAAGCATTGGTGTTATTAGCTTTTACGGCGAACAAGTCAAGCGACTTCAACGCATGCTCGACCAAGAATTGCGTTTGCCGCATTTGACAGTTCGAACAGGAACGGTTGACCGGTTCCAAGGAAGCGAACGCGATATTATCATACTGAGCATGGTGCGCAATAACCAAAACAAACATGGCGATATCGGTTTTGCGAAAGACTACCGCCGCTTAAACGTAGCATTATCGCGTGCAAAAGAGTTGTTGGTGCTTGTCGGCAGTTCAGACATGTTCACCAAACAAGCGAAACAGGCAGAAACACGCAAAATGTACAAGCATGTAGTAGAAGTTGTGAAAAAGAAAAACGGCTTGAAAGCATTAGAAAGCAGTAAGGGGTGA
- a CDS encoding restriction endonuclease — protein sequence MARKKKKESLSELIMGVLIFSSAVTYIYTQSLPATISVFVTGFIVMVVLIKISQRKKQKKLNASGILQVDAMSGAEFEEFLRLRYQSEGYAVRKTPYAGDYGADLILEKGPQKIAVQAKRYKSNVGIKAVQEISAAKLHYGANEAWVVTNSFFTKAASELATSNQVKLVNRDQLMEILLANKAV from the coding sequence ATGGCAAGAAAGAAAAAGAAGGAAAGTTTATCAGAGCTGATAATGGGTGTTTTGATTTTTAGCAGTGCAGTTACATATATTTATACACAATCACTTCCAGCCACTATAAGCGTTTTTGTGACTGGTTTTATTGTTATGGTAGTACTCATAAAAATAAGCCAACGAAAAAAGCAAAAGAAATTAAACGCATCAGGAATTTTACAAGTAGATGCAATGTCTGGAGCGGAATTTGAAGAATTTTTGCGTTTGCGCTATCAGTCGGAAGGCTATGCTGTTAGAAAAACACCTTACGCAGGTGACTACGGGGCAGATCTTATTTTAGAAAAAGGTCCTCAAAAAATCGCGGTGCAAGCAAAAAGGTACAAAAGCAATGTGGGAATCAAAGCAGTACAAGAAATTTCTGCTGCAAAACTGCATTATGGCGCAAACGAAGCATGGGTTGTCACCAATAGCTTTTTCACGAAGGCTGCTTCAGAATTAGCAACTAGTAATCAAGTGAAATTGGTAAACAGAGATCAACTAATGGAGATTTTATTGGCAAATAAGGCAGTGTGA